The proteins below are encoded in one region of Bacillus vallismortis:
- a CDS encoding amino acid permease, whose protein sequence is MKKDNQTLKRTMTSRHIMMMALGGAIGAGLFKGSSSAIDVAGPSVIIAYLLGGIILLFVMQGLAEMAVRNRNARTFRDLVQQVLGNYAAYFLDWIYWKMWVLNIAAEAVVAAIFIQYWLPGCPIWVLALGISLVVTVVNLLSVKIFAETEYWLAMIKITVIILFIILGLLLLFVSFGDHTAAGFSNLTEHGGFFPHGGTGLITAMLVVIYSYGGTEIIGVTLAETKNPEKVVPKAVRSTLTRIVAFYLLPFFIIVSLIPWNKVNSVPESPFVMVFHMVGIPGADHIMNAVILLAIISSMNSGLYGSSRILYTQASDGRLPKVFSKLSSKNVPMFAILMCTSSLYIGVLISLFAGSQTFDYLMGSLGYTVLFIWLIIGFAHLKSRKHQTETPAYYVKWFPYTTWFAILALLAILSGVILTTSIVITSITAVIYLLITVVYVVKGRKHQ, encoded by the coding sequence ATGAAAAAGGACAATCAGACGTTAAAACGCACGATGACGTCCCGCCATATTATGATGATGGCGCTGGGCGGAGCAATCGGTGCAGGTTTATTTAAAGGAAGCAGCTCGGCGATCGATGTGGCGGGGCCTTCTGTCATTATCGCTTACCTGCTCGGCGGCATTATTTTGCTGTTTGTTATGCAAGGGCTCGCGGAAATGGCTGTGCGCAACCGAAATGCAAGAACCTTCCGGGATCTTGTCCAGCAGGTGTTAGGAAATTACGCTGCTTATTTTTTGGACTGGATATATTGGAAAATGTGGGTGCTCAACATTGCGGCTGAAGCTGTCGTCGCTGCGATTTTTATTCAATATTGGCTGCCGGGCTGCCCGATCTGGGTTCTGGCATTAGGGATATCTCTAGTCGTCACGGTTGTGAACTTGCTTTCTGTTAAAATCTTCGCCGAAACCGAATATTGGCTGGCAATGATCAAAATTACCGTTATTATTCTCTTTATTATATTAGGATTGTTGCTGTTATTTGTATCATTCGGTGATCATACAGCTGCTGGGTTCTCAAACCTGACAGAGCACGGCGGATTTTTCCCGCACGGCGGCACAGGGCTCATTACGGCGATGCTTGTCGTGATCTACTCTTACGGCGGTACAGAAATTATCGGTGTCACGCTTGCCGAAACAAAGAATCCGGAAAAAGTTGTCCCGAAAGCTGTCCGCAGCACACTGACACGGATTGTCGCGTTCTACCTGCTGCCGTTTTTCATCATCGTCAGCCTGATTCCATGGAACAAAGTCAATTCCGTTCCGGAAAGTCCCTTCGTCATGGTCTTTCACATGGTAGGCATTCCCGGCGCGGATCATATCATGAACGCAGTCATCCTGCTGGCGATCATTTCTTCCATGAATTCAGGTTTATATGGATCATCACGCATTTTGTATACTCAGGCAAGTGACGGAAGGCTTCCGAAGGTCTTTTCGAAGCTTTCATCGAAAAACGTGCCAATGTTTGCGATTCTGATGTGCACTTCCTCCCTTTATATTGGCGTCTTGATTTCTCTATTCGCAGGAAGCCAAACGTTTGATTACTTAATGGGATCACTGGGGTATACCGTATTATTCATTTGGCTGATCATCGGATTCGCCCATTTGAAATCAAGAAAACACCAAACAGAAACACCGGCCTATTATGTAAAGTGGTTTCCGTACACCACATGGTTTGCGATTCTGGCGTTACTCGCCATTCTGAGCGGGGTCATCCTGACAACGTCAATTGTCATTACCAGCATTACGGCGGTGATCTACCTTTTGATTACAGTTGTATATGTGGTCAAAGGACGCAAGCATCAGTAA